A single window of Providencia alcalifaciens DNA harbors:
- the ispF gene encoding 2-C-methyl-D-erythritol 2,4-cyclodiphosphate synthase, whose protein sequence is MRIGHGFDVHKFGGEGPIVIGGVRIPYEQGLIAHSDGDVVLHALTDAILGAAALGDIGKLFPDTDPAYKGADSRVLLREAFCQVRKKGYLIGNIDVTIMAQAPKMLPHIPQMRVNIAEDLECHMDDVNVKATTTEQLGFVGRKEGIACAAVVLLIKDNSNESYECSVPAW, encoded by the coding sequence ATGAGAATCGGACACGGTTTTGATGTGCATAAGTTTGGTGGTGAAGGCCCTATCGTTATTGGTGGCGTTCGCATTCCTTACGAACAAGGTCTTATCGCACATTCGGATGGTGATGTGGTCTTACACGCGCTGACAGATGCCATTTTAGGCGCTGCGGCACTTGGGGATATCGGGAAATTATTCCCAGATACTGATCCTGCTTATAAAGGCGCAGATAGCCGAGTATTACTCAGAGAAGCCTTTTGCCAAGTCCGTAAAAAAGGTTATTTAATTGGCAATATTGACGTCACTATCATGGCGCAAGCACCAAAAATGTTGCCGCATATTCCACAAATGCGCGTGAATATCGCCGAAGATCTCGAATGCCACATGGACGATGTCAATGTGAAAGCAACCACCACGGAACAATTGGGTTTTGTGGGTCGTAAAGAAGGGATTGCTTGCGCTGCTGTGGTTTTACTTATCAAAGATAATAGTAATGAAAGTTATGAATGTTCAGTACCTGCATGGTAA
- the truD gene encoding tRNA pseudouridine(13) synthase TruD produces MKVMNVQYLHGKPLSSGTLKSIPEDFVVKEDLGFELDGDGEHVMVRVEKTGCNTLFVAEQLAKFAKISARAVSYAGLKDRHAVTEQWFCLQMPGKDTPDFSAWQLEGGRVLAVTRQKRKLRIGSLKGNQFEVTLRDITDTDDVEQRLQKVADLGVPNYFGEQRFGRGGQNLVQARRWANQEITVRERNKRSFYLSAARSAMFNDIASARIANHTQQHAMLGDALQLTGRGSWFVATAEELDSLQARLQSAELSVTAPLPGDGDLGTQDDALAFEIHCLHDYQSFMALMKSERVSPARRAVLVKPQNLQWQWLDSSTVKLCFFLNSGSFATSVVREIINQDCIDAEHIIE; encoded by the coding sequence ATGAAAGTTATGAATGTTCAGTACCTGCATGGTAAACCCCTCTCTTCAGGGACATTAAAAAGTATTCCTGAAGATTTCGTGGTGAAAGAAGATTTGGGTTTTGAGCTTGATGGCGACGGCGAGCACGTTATGGTTCGCGTCGAAAAAACAGGCTGCAATACATTATTTGTTGCGGAGCAACTGGCAAAATTTGCTAAAATTTCAGCAAGAGCAGTCAGTTATGCCGGGTTAAAAGATAGGCATGCGGTGACGGAGCAGTGGTTCTGTCTGCAAATGCCGGGTAAAGACACACCCGATTTTTCGGCTTGGCAGCTTGAAGGGGGCCGTGTATTAGCGGTCACTCGCCAGAAACGCAAATTACGTATTGGTTCCCTAAAAGGAAATCAATTCGAAGTGACATTGCGGGATATTACGGACACTGATGATGTAGAACAACGTCTACAAAAAGTGGCTGATTTAGGTGTTCCGAACTATTTTGGCGAACAACGTTTTGGTCGGGGCGGGCAAAACTTGGTTCAAGCACGCCGCTGGGCAAATCAAGAAATTACAGTACGCGAACGAAATAAACGCAGTTTTTATCTCTCTGCTGCGCGAAGTGCTATGTTTAATGATATCGCCAGTGCGCGAATTGCAAATCATACACAGCAACACGCGATGTTGGGGGATGCACTGCAATTAACCGGACGTGGTAGCTGGTTTGTGGCGACGGCAGAAGAGTTAGACTCTCTGCAAGCGCGTTTACAATCTGCTGAGCTAAGTGTGACAGCGCCGCTTCCTGGGGATGGCGATTTGGGCACCCAAGATGATGCCCTTGCTTTCGAGATTCACTGTCTACATGATTATCAGTCATTTATGGCACTAATGAAAAGTGAGCGAGTTTCTCCAGCGAGACGAGCTGTACTGGTTAAGCCGCAAAATCTGCAATGGCAGTGGCTAGACTCGTCAACGGTGAAACTGTGTTTTTTCCTGAATTCAGGCAGCTTTGCCACCAGTGTTGTACGCGAAATTATCAATCAGGATTGTATTGATGCTGAACATATTATTGAGTAA
- the nlpD gene encoding murein hydrolase activator NlpD produces the protein MKIVSPINRIRWAVIFSFSGALLAGCSTPYHPAAPISSVNDGGSSSQQSAPRTVPNPPSNTGMSTAMPSDRPNLSSNSSMGNNASRPVSTSSDGRIVYNRDYGRISKGSYNGNTYTVQRGDTLFYIAYITGNDFRELASKNNISEPYSLNVGQVINIGNTNVNSITQTASNSQQRPVDIQPTNGYPENSSGQNSGKMLPNNKKPASTVSTTTVSPTTTTATATTGSSTNNSSIKWRWPADGKMIEGFSDAQGGNKGVDIAGSRGQSVIAAAPGKVVYAGNALRGYGNLIIIKHNDDYLSAYAHNDTLLVRDQQDVAEGQKIATMGSTGTSSVRLHFEIRYKGKSVNPLRYLPQR, from the coding sequence ATGAAAATTGTTAGCCCAATAAACAGAATTCGATGGGCGGTTATCTTTTCATTTAGCGGTGCTTTATTAGCAGGATGCTCAACGCCTTATCATCCCGCAGCACCGATTTCGAGTGTGAATGATGGAGGTTCATCTAGCCAACAATCTGCACCAAGAACGGTGCCGAATCCTCCATCCAATACTGGAATGAGTACGGCGATGCCTTCAGACAGACCTAATTTGTCGTCTAATAGTTCGATGGGAAATAATGCCTCTAGGCCTGTTTCAACCAGCAGTGATGGACGTATTGTTTATAACCGAGACTATGGCCGCATTTCTAAAGGAAGTTATAACGGAAACACCTACACCGTTCAGCGCGGTGATACTCTGTTTTATATCGCCTATATAACGGGTAATGATTTCCGTGAGTTAGCATCAAAAAACAATATTTCTGAACCATACAGCCTAAATGTAGGTCAGGTGATAAATATTGGTAATACAAATGTGAACTCGATCACACAAACGGCGTCAAATAGTCAACAACGCCCGGTTGATATTCAACCAACTAATGGGTATCCTGAAAATAGTAGCGGGCAGAATTCAGGTAAGATGTTGCCGAATAACAAGAAACCAGCCTCAACGGTTTCAACGACAACAGTGAGCCCAACCACTACGACTGCAACAGCAACAACTGGAAGTAGCACCAACAATTCGTCAATTAAATGGCGTTGGCCAGCAGATGGGAAGATGATTGAAGGCTTCTCTGATGCACAAGGTGGAAACAAAGGTGTTGATATTGCTGGTTCTCGCGGTCAATCTGTTATTGCAGCTGCTCCTGGTAAAGTCGTATATGCTGGTAATGCACTGCGCGGATATGGAAATCTCATAATAATAAAACATAACGATGACTACTTAAGTGCCTACGCACATAACGATACGTTACTTGTGCGTGACCAACAGGATGTTGCTGAAGGTCAAAAAATAGCCACTATGGGTAGCACCGGAACAAGTTCTGTTCGTTTACATTTTGAAATTCGTTATAAGGGAAAATCAGTAAACCCGTTGCGTTATTTACCGCAGCGATAA
- the mutS gene encoding DNA mismatch repair protein MutS → MTENQSFESHTPMMQQYLKLKAQHPDILLFYRMGDFYELFFDDAKKASQLLDISLTKRGQSAGQPIPMAGVPHHAAENYLARLVQMGESVAICEQIGDPATSKGPVERQVVRIVTPGTITDEALLNERQDNLLAAVWQESQGYGFATLDIASGRFIISEIDDDESLKAELQRTRPAELLYPEDFASMSLIELNKGLRRRPLWEYELDTAKQQLNLQFGTKDLIGFGVENAHKALRAAGCLLQYVKDTQRTSLPHIRSIIMEKQQDNVILDAATRRNLELTQNLAGGTENTLAAILDKCVTPMGSRMLKRWLHTPLRNLTVLNNRQQAIGALQQYGFELQPFLRQIGDLERVLARLALRSARPRDLTRMRHAFQQYHDIHQILAQSDCGYLGALTQRIGQFDELQSLLEKAIVDAPPVLVRDGGVIAPGYNSELDEWRALADGATDYLDRLEIREREKLGIDTLKVGYNAVHGYYIQVSRGQSHLTPIHYVRRQTLKNAERYIIPELKEYEDKVLTSKGKALAIEKALYDELFDMLLPHLAALQTSAEALAELDVLSTLAERADTLGYACPQLTDKPGIQITEGRHPVVEQVLSEPFISNPLSLSPQRRLLIITGPNMGGKSTYMRQTALITLLAYIGSFVPASKAVIGPIDRIFTRVGASDDLASGRSTFMVEMTETANILHNATEHSLVLMDEIGRGTSTYDGLSLAWACAENLVNRIKAMTLFATHYFELTTLPEKLEGAVNIHLDAIEHGDTIAFMHNVQDGAASKSYGLAVASLAGVPKEVIKRAKQKLKELEVISNNANTSHVDSAQLSFLGTVEEEPSPVLAALDEIDPDKLTPRQALDWLYRLKEMDK, encoded by the coding sequence ATGACAGAAAACCAAAGTTTCGAATCCCATACACCAATGATGCAGCAGTACTTAAAACTCAAAGCACAACATCCTGATATTTTGCTGTTTTATCGTATGGGGGATTTTTACGAACTGTTCTTTGATGATGCTAAAAAAGCCTCTCAGTTACTGGATATTTCTCTCACCAAGCGTGGTCAATCTGCCGGTCAACCTATCCCGATGGCGGGTGTTCCTCACCATGCGGCCGAAAACTATTTAGCGCGATTGGTGCAGATGGGCGAATCTGTCGCCATTTGCGAGCAAATTGGTGATCCTGCCACCAGTAAAGGTCCTGTTGAGCGCCAAGTGGTGCGTATTGTGACACCGGGCACCATCACCGATGAAGCATTACTCAATGAACGCCAAGACAACTTACTAGCAGCAGTATGGCAAGAGTCTCAAGGCTATGGTTTTGCAACCTTAGATATCGCATCGGGCCGTTTTATCATCAGTGAAATTGATGATGATGAGTCATTAAAAGCCGAGCTTCAGCGTACCCGCCCAGCGGAATTACTCTATCCTGAAGATTTCGCTAGCATGTCATTGATTGAACTTAATAAAGGCTTACGTCGCCGCCCATTATGGGAATATGAATTAGACACTGCAAAACAGCAATTAAACCTGCAATTTGGCACCAAAGATTTAATCGGATTTGGCGTTGAAAATGCGCACAAAGCCTTACGCGCTGCAGGTTGCTTGCTTCAATATGTGAAAGATACTCAGCGAACTTCGTTGCCACACATTCGTAGCATTATCATGGAAAAACAACAAGATAATGTAATTTTAGATGCAGCAACTCGCCGAAATTTAGAGTTAACCCAAAACCTTGCTGGGGGTACCGAAAATACCCTTGCCGCAATTCTGGACAAGTGTGTCACCCCAATGGGGAGCCGTATGCTAAAACGCTGGCTTCATACCCCATTGCGTAACCTCACCGTATTGAACAACCGCCAGCAAGCCATTGGTGCACTGCAACAATACGGTTTTGAGCTACAGCCGTTCCTTCGCCAAATCGGTGACTTGGAGCGTGTACTCGCTCGTCTCGCATTACGCTCAGCGCGTCCTCGCGACTTAACGCGCATGCGTCATGCATTCCAGCAATATCATGATATTCACCAAATTCTGGCGCAATCAGATTGCGGCTACCTCGGTGCGCTAACGCAACGTATTGGTCAATTCGATGAGCTACAAAGCTTGCTCGAAAAAGCGATTGTTGATGCGCCACCTGTTTTAGTTCGTGATGGCGGCGTCATTGCCCCTGGTTACAACAGCGAACTTGATGAGTGGCGTGCATTGGCCGATGGCGCAACGGATTACCTCGATCGCTTAGAAATTCGTGAGCGTGAAAAACTGGGCATCGATACCCTAAAAGTGGGCTATAACGCGGTACATGGTTACTACATTCAAGTGAGCCGTGGACAAAGCCACCTCACGCCAATTCATTATGTTCGTCGCCAAACGCTGAAAAATGCTGAGCGCTACATTATCCCTGAATTGAAAGAGTATGAAGATAAAGTACTAACATCAAAAGGCAAAGCACTCGCTATCGAAAAAGCCTTGTATGATGAACTGTTTGATATGCTGCTGCCGCATTTAGCCGCGTTACAAACCAGTGCTGAAGCTCTGGCTGAGTTAGATGTCCTATCCACCCTCGCAGAGCGCGCAGATACCCTTGGTTACGCCTGCCCTCAATTAACAGACAAACCCGGCATTCAAATTACAGAAGGTCGCCACCCTGTTGTCGAGCAAGTACTTAGTGAGCCTTTTATTTCTAACCCGCTGTCTCTTTCTCCACAGCGCCGCTTGCTGATCATTACAGGCCCCAATATGGGAGGTAAGAGTACCTATATGCGCCAAACTGCACTGATCACCTTACTGGCTTATATCGGGAGTTTTGTGCCGGCCAGTAAAGCCGTCATTGGGCCAATTGACCGTATATTTACACGCGTCGGAGCCTCTGATGACCTCGCATCTGGGCGTTCAACCTTTATGGTAGAGATGACCGAAACGGCGAATATTCTGCACAATGCCACTGAACACAGCTTAGTGTTAATGGATGAAATTGGCCGCGGCACATCGACCTATGATGGGCTTTCTTTAGCGTGGGCCTGTGCCGAAAACTTAGTTAATCGCATTAAAGCGATGACCTTATTTGCGACTCACTACTTTGAATTAACCACCTTACCGGAAAAACTGGAAGGTGCGGTCAATATTCACCTCGATGCGATTGAACACGGTGATACCATCGCCTTTATGCACAATGTGCAAGATGGCGCAGCGAGCAAGAGTTACGGTTTAGCCGTTGCTTCACTGGCTGGCGTCCCGAAAGAAGTGATCAAACGCGCGAAGCAAAAACTCAAAGAGCTAGAAGTTATCTCCAATAATGCCAATACCAGTCATGTAGATAGTGCTCAACTGAGCTTCTTAGGGACGGTGGAAGAGGAGCCATCCCCAGTATTAGCGGCTTTAGATGAAATCGACCCTGACAAGCTGACTCCACGCCAAGCCCTTGATTGGTTATATCGTTTAAAGGAAATGGATAAGTAG
- the ispD gene encoding 2-C-methyl-D-erythritol 4-phosphate cytidylyltransferase produces MINPRTSSAVPIVALIPAAGVGSRMNADCPKQYLSVAGKTIIEHTIDALLRSGDVQKIVVALSAEDDYFHHLDIAKDPRVVTVIGGKARADSVLSGLNYLVSQPEYDDAWVLVHDAARPCLHLDDLNTIVQLATQNDCCGGILAAPVRDTMKRGAEGTRSISHTVEREALWHALTPQFFPLVLLRDCLDKALKEHAVITDEASALEHCGYQPILVSGRADNLKVTRPEDLALAEFYLSRMKS; encoded by the coding sequence ATGATAAATCCAAGAACATCCAGCGCAGTACCGATTGTTGCGCTCATCCCCGCGGCGGGAGTGGGCAGTCGTATGAATGCAGATTGCCCAAAACAATATTTGTCGGTCGCAGGGAAAACCATTATTGAACACACCATTGACGCCTTATTGCGTAGTGGCGACGTGCAAAAAATCGTGGTTGCATTAAGTGCCGAAGATGATTATTTCCATCACCTCGATATCGCCAAAGACCCTCGCGTTGTCACGGTTATCGGGGGGAAAGCGCGTGCAGATTCCGTATTATCAGGATTAAACTATCTGGTTTCGCAACCTGAGTATGATGATGCTTGGGTATTGGTACATGATGCGGCGCGTCCATGTCTGCATTTAGACGACTTAAATACCATCGTTCAGTTAGCAACCCAGAATGATTGTTGTGGGGGCATACTGGCGGCTCCGGTTCGGGATACGATGAAACGAGGCGCAGAGGGAACGCGCAGTATTTCCCATACCGTTGAGCGAGAAGCGCTCTGGCATGCCTTAACACCGCAGTTTTTCCCACTCGTATTACTACGCGATTGTTTAGATAAAGCATTGAAAGAACATGCAGTAATCACGGATGAGGCTTCCGCACTAGAGCATTGCGGTTATCAACCGATATTAGTATCGGGACGAGCTGATAACCTTAAGGTGACGCGACCAGAGGATTTGGCGCTGGCGGAATTTTATCTTTCAAGAATGAAATCATAA
- the ftsB gene encoding cell division protein FtsB: MGKLTLLLIAILAWLQYSLWLGKNGIHDYVKVKDDVAAQEIVNARLKQRNEQLFAEINDLNDGQDAIEERARSELGMLKPGESFYRMVKERNNPPSSQ; encoded by the coding sequence ATGGGTAAATTAACGCTACTATTAATTGCGATATTAGCTTGGTTACAATATTCCTTATGGTTAGGCAAAAATGGCATCCATGACTATGTCAAAGTCAAGGATGATGTTGCTGCACAGGAAATTGTGAATGCGCGCTTAAAACAGCGTAATGAGCAGCTATTTGCAGAAATCAATGACTTGAATGATGGTCAGGATGCAATTGAAGAACGCGCACGTAGCGAACTAGGGATGTTAAAACCTGGGGAATCATTCTATCGAATGGTCAAAGAGCGTAATAATCCACCGTCATCTCAATAA
- a CDS encoding protein-L-isoaspartate(D-aspartate) O-methyltransferase: protein MKIGLMKELLAQLRQQGIHDERLLDALALVPRERFVDEALSHKAYDNIPLPIGHGQTISQPYIVAKMTALLAVKPTDHVLEIGTGSGYQTAVLAHLCEHVYSVERVKSLQWTAKRRFKLLDLHNISTRHGDGWEGWQSKGPFDGIIVTAAPSEIPSLLLKQLKDGGRLVLPVGDKDQALKLITRRGNDYHTNVIEKVRFVPLVAGDLS from the coding sequence ATGAAAATTGGGCTCATGAAAGAACTGCTGGCACAGTTGCGCCAACAGGGAATTCACGATGAGCGCCTATTAGACGCGCTCGCGTTAGTTCCTCGCGAACGGTTTGTTGACGAAGCGCTCTCTCATAAAGCCTACGATAATATCCCATTACCAATTGGTCATGGGCAGACCATTTCACAGCCGTATATTGTTGCAAAAATGACCGCGTTATTGGCAGTCAAACCGACGGATCATGTGCTGGAGATTGGTACAGGGTCTGGATATCAAACGGCGGTTTTGGCTCATCTTTGTGAGCATGTGTATTCAGTCGAAAGGGTCAAAAGCTTGCAGTGGACGGCAAAACGTCGCTTTAAGTTGTTAGATTTACACAATATTTCTACTCGCCACGGTGATGGCTGGGAAGGCTGGCAATCGAAAGGTCCTTTTGATGGGATCATTGTTACCGCCGCCCCTAGCGAAATTCCGTCATTGTTACTTAAGCAGTTAAAAGATGGCGGACGCCTAGTGCTCCCTGTCGGTGACAAAGATCAGGCTCTGAAATTAATTACCCGTCGCGGTAATGACTATCACACTAATGTGATTGAAAAAGTGCGTTTTGTCCCTCTTGTTGCTGGTGATTTGAGCTAA
- the miaE gene encoding tRNA isopentenyl-2-thiomethyl-A-37 hydroxylase MiaE: MDEYAELLAPIKQFLQCETPDAWIHKASQPENLPIILKDHLLCELKAAQSAMFLIRKYAVDKESAAILLEWFKPYEAFAYDRIGDVHTLKNKNQISKQILAKKQSPYSQDLIDKMVLLIKEELHHFYQVLEIMHQRDIAYDGITAGRYAKGLFSHLDPHDPKTLVDKLIIGAYIEARSCERFAKLAPHLDEQLANFYTSLLRSEARHYQDYLQLAQLFSKTNITERVRFYGEVEAQLILMPDDDFKFHSGVPINSSN, encoded by the coding sequence ATGGATGAGTACGCTGAATTATTAGCGCCGATTAAGCAATTTTTGCAGTGTGAAACGCCCGATGCATGGATCCACAAAGCCAGTCAGCCTGAAAATTTGCCGATAATTTTGAAGGATCATCTGCTATGTGAATTAAAAGCGGCGCAAAGTGCCATGTTTTTAATTCGCAAATACGCAGTGGATAAAGAAAGTGCAGCGATTTTATTAGAGTGGTTCAAACCCTATGAAGCCTTTGCATATGACCGCATTGGTGATGTTCACACATTGAAAAATAAGAACCAAATTTCAAAACAGATCCTAGCGAAAAAACAGTCTCCATATAGCCAAGACTTGATTGATAAAATGGTGTTGTTAATCAAGGAGGAACTACACCATTTTTACCAAGTGCTAGAAATTATGCATCAACGGGACATTGCATATGATGGGATCACCGCAGGTCGTTACGCGAAAGGGTTATTCAGTCATTTAGACCCTCATGACCCGAAAACCTTGGTGGATAAGCTCATTATTGGGGCTTATATTGAAGCACGCTCTTGTGAGCGATTTGCCAAATTGGCACCACACTTAGATGAGCAACTGGCCAATTTCTATACCTCATTACTACGTTCAGAAGCGCGCCATTATCAGGATTATCTGCAACTTGCCCAGCTTTTCAGTAAAACCAACATTACGGAACGCGTCCGTTTTTATGGGGAAGTTGAAGCGCAGTTGATTTTAATGCCTGACGATGATTTTAAGTTCCACAGCGGCGTACCAATTAATTCCAGCAACTAA
- the surE gene encoding 5'/3'-nucleotidase SurE: MLNILLSNDDGVTATGIQTLAAALRQHYHVQVIAPDRNRSGASNALTLDRPLKIQTLSNGDLAVQEGTPTDCVYIGVNKVVRPRPDIVVSGINCGPNLGDDVIYSGTVAAATEGRHLGLPSIAVSLDGDVHYETAAKVTCDVLNMLQKNPLRAGNILNINVPDIPYEALKGIKVTRCGSRHAASEVYNQEDPRGNMLYWLGPVGEIRDAGPGTDFEAVQNGYVSITPLQVDLTSYKTQAVLEEWLDKSGVKAK, translated from the coding sequence ATGCTGAACATATTATTGAGTAACGATGATGGGGTAACGGCGACCGGGATACAAACGCTGGCAGCGGCTTTACGTCAACATTATCATGTGCAAGTGATTGCACCCGATCGCAACCGTAGTGGTGCTTCAAACGCATTAACGCTGGATAGGCCATTAAAAATCCAAACATTAAGTAATGGTGATCTCGCTGTTCAAGAAGGTACACCGACGGATTGTGTGTATATCGGAGTGAATAAAGTGGTGCGTCCTCGCCCTGATATTGTGGTGTCTGGAATCAACTGCGGTCCAAACCTCGGGGACGATGTGATTTATTCTGGTACCGTTGCGGCAGCGACAGAAGGACGCCACTTAGGTTTACCTTCTATTGCGGTTTCATTGGATGGCGATGTGCATTATGAAACGGCAGCCAAGGTGACGTGCGATGTCCTTAACATGCTGCAAAAAAATCCGTTACGTGCAGGAAATATTTTAAATATCAATGTGCCGGATATCCCTTATGAAGCGCTAAAAGGGATTAAAGTAACCCGTTGTGGCAGCCGACATGCTGCCTCTGAAGTTTATAATCAGGAAGACCCTCGCGGTAATATGCTGTACTGGTTAGGGCCGGTTGGGGAAATTCGTGATGCAGGGCCGGGCACGGATTTTGAAGCAGTACAAAATGGCTATGTTTCGATAACGCCGTTACAAGTGGATTTAACGTCTTATAAAACTCAGGCAGTATTAGAAGAGTGGCTAGATAAGTCAGGAGTGAAGGCAAAATGA
- the cysC gene encoding adenylyl-sulfate kinase has translation MDTLENQPPENIVWHSHNVTRQWREQHNGHKGAVLWLTGLSGSGKSTLAGAIETKLANLGIKTYLLDGDNVRHGLCRDLGFSDADRQENIRRIGEVAKLMVDAGLIVATAFISPYQEDRQRVRELFEPDQFYELYVDTPIEVCEKRDPKGLYQQARAGKIAHFTGIDSPYQPPQNPELHLDGLRPMHDSLAQVIQLLQQRNVISIAN, from the coding sequence ATGGATACATTGGAAAATCAGCCACCCGAAAATATTGTTTGGCATTCCCATAATGTGACTCGGCAATGGCGAGAGCAGCACAATGGTCACAAAGGTGCGGTGCTGTGGTTGACGGGCTTATCGGGATCGGGAAAGTCCACGTTGGCAGGGGCAATAGAGACTAAATTGGCGAACTTGGGGATCAAAACCTATCTTCTTGATGGGGATAATGTTCGCCATGGATTGTGTCGTGACCTTGGGTTTAGTGATGCGGATCGGCAGGAAAATATTCGACGGATTGGCGAAGTTGCCAAGTTAATGGTGGATGCGGGGCTGATTGTGGCTACGGCGTTTATTTCTCCCTATCAAGAAGATAGGCAGCGAGTTCGCGAACTGTTTGAACCCGACCAGTTTTATGAGCTGTATGTGGATACGCCCATTGAGGTCTGTGAAAAGCGAGATCCCAAAGGGTTATATCAGCAAGCGCGAGCAGGAAAAATCGCCCATTTCACGGGGATTGACTCGCCTTATCAACCACCACAAAATCCAGAACTGCACCTTGATGGTCTGCGTCCTATGCATGATTCTTTAGCGCAGGTGATTCAACTGCTGCAACAGCGAAATGTCATTTCTATAGCAAATTGA
- the rpoS gene encoding RNA polymerase sigma factor RpoS: MDDAFDESQFKEEDLVSEQDEETDLLQSASQRVLDATQIYLSEIGFSPLLTAEEEVFYARRALRGDVASRQRMIESNLRLVVKISRRYNNRGLALLDLIEEGNLGLIRAVEKFDPEKGFRFSTYATWWIRQTIERAIMNQTRTIRLPIHIVKELNIYLRTARELAQKLDHEPSPEEIAEKLDKPVEDVSRMLRLNERITSVDTPIAGDSEKSLLEVLSDDNDSGPENTIQDNNLKENIVKWLYELNPKQREVLARRFGLLGYEAETLEEVGREIGLTRERVRQIQVEGLRRLKDILQGEDLTLEALFNM; encoded by the coding sequence ATGGATGACGCATTTGATGAGAGTCAATTTAAAGAAGAGGATCTAGTTTCCGAGCAGGATGAAGAAACGGACTTACTCCAAAGCGCGAGTCAACGTGTTTTGGACGCAACCCAAATTTATCTCAGTGAAATTGGATTCTCTCCACTCCTCACCGCAGAGGAAGAAGTCTTCTATGCCCGCAGAGCCCTTCGGGGGGATGTGGCATCGCGTCAGCGTATGATAGAAAGCAACCTTCGCTTAGTGGTAAAAATATCTCGCCGTTATAACAACCGAGGTCTTGCCTTACTCGATCTGATCGAAGAAGGAAATCTCGGGTTGATTCGTGCAGTTGAAAAATTTGATCCCGAAAAAGGCTTCCGTTTTTCAACCTATGCGACTTGGTGGATCCGTCAAACGATTGAACGCGCCATCATGAATCAAACCCGAACAATCCGTTTACCGATTCATATCGTCAAAGAACTCAATATTTACCTTCGTACAGCCCGTGAGCTTGCCCAAAAGCTAGACCACGAGCCAAGTCCTGAAGAGATAGCTGAAAAATTAGATAAACCTGTTGAAGATGTCAGCCGAATGCTACGTTTAAATGAGCGAATTACATCGGTTGATACACCTATCGCAGGGGATTCTGAGAAGTCACTGCTGGAAGTATTATCGGATGATAATGATTCAGGGCCTGAAAACACTATCCAAGATAACAACTTAAAAGAAAATATCGTTAAGTGGTTATATGAACTTAATCCGAAGCAGCGTGAAGTTTTAGCACGTCGTTTTGGTTTGCTGGGATATGAAGCGGAAACTCTGGAAGAGGTTGGGCGCGAAATTGGGCTCACTCGTGAAAGAGTTCGTCAAATTCAGGTAGAAGGTTTAAGACGTTTAAAAGATATTTTACAAGGCGAAGATTTAACGCTGGAAGCGTTATTTAATATGTAA